Proteins encoded in a region of the Tachyglossus aculeatus isolate mTacAcu1 chromosome 11, mTacAcu1.pri, whole genome shotgun sequence genome:
- the USF3 gene encoding basic helix-loop-helix domain-containing protein USF3 has protein sequence MVPSETMPEMTENETPTKKQHRKKNRETHNAVERHRKKKINAGINRIGELIPCSPALKQSKNMILDQAFKYITELKRQNDQLLLNGGNNEQAEEIKKLRKQLDEIQRENGRYIELLKANDICLYDDPTVHWRGALRGPKVSVLIPGDPAPKNIIVCSHGGQPAPSGPTTPAQGITFGLGHGLQKQTANVVPVPRAGGPAAPGTGPREDKPRRRSPPPVPSAPAPSQEALRPPNSDGSRDTLPQNGRAPQSPRPPVDSISCETTRAPSPREPASHGRVASGPDLAGSQSSRPLAPGSSPPADGGQRAGPSGGPGVAEGAAAAGTQATGPLAGCWPLPGPVSAAGLSTADSKSPGSTQTTWSTLQLAGSTIQSLSQTTSGQTATPLVSPAPAPLPFSTDRQPADPGAGSLTSCPSLPVLPAVALPVAVAPPMAVAPPPHVTTLPAVAPTPAGILPLNPAMQVIQVAPPAGAAMGTAPLNPNVIILQPPSATPGATGLRADAPGQPLGQQIVIIQATANQSPLPLVTAAPGTTRVPGVGSGLVVGAGGTGQGLSGPHTFGGKHLVHILPRPASLSSTSLSVTVTSQPPPPPPPPPPPQTISLNGQLFALQPVTPSSGPAGQAAMQIIQPTTSEDPHTNVALNAFGALASLNQSISQMAGNGGGSAVPAPCAPPPSSAPAPRAPDKASGLSLATPGRALPATKTKRTSKRLGSRRQGAGKVVGSGGSARGGEGKPDLASPDGPPTLSPPHERLDSGPGVLPGTSGSLPDCTSLEGLRPELMAPSSSPQPGTTPSQSMKDPGPSPPDPKVLVSLPPPRDSQAGALAEAVASQTAPCCVSGVSGPPPPADPPGPDPAAPGAVRSSPPGADCAPEASTVAAESCTIRTDTTATVPIPGPASVAGFPGLQSGLPGEAGPQMPSLLDPSPAPLKSSTSAEPCAGPPAPPDLRAAGSGDSPSSHGVLSGTLPAGRPEDSTLVAGPGASRGFSVASMLPDPARGGSGSSSTASGEGCLFQEPADIVAVAARVIFDPENPNQGRTGVRTDGKDAAPQPPAGATPLGALTPKGSGSVPADCGSRDHQAGVGRLCETLSCLEAVGPPGASPQASASQAPSLVRLSVSSLVHPRSGSGGHPPTSGAGLARSSEQAAIPAPANLPPPPGPYTRPPPGPLHLASYSQEQLTVLPATHNQDAPGKPGPENRKDVTPKRAGRDDACLPTAKRQKSGLPNPLRPEGVPLAGRTPDGLTEQAPAVVGSVAPPPGPPSGLSRPEGLSRLLVSSTGFGPAAGRPADGPCCPQPLGVEQLPNQAAAQHLQPLMQHLPAQGGTHLHSTHLYLKQQQVQQQGQQQQQVQQQQQAAQGGQLRERHHMYQLQHHHGPLGEGSLHSQPHGTHQQRVLQPESQMQKKRNLVPVPPGPQLSLQAKLHGNDQSRAKVGQPHPHHHQQMPPPPPQHFASSQSEKSCDNPVPSRSNHHSHPPGHLNPDVLHPPQEAGARPSGTVGPTEHGPGPSQMQRLLTVRGLDQQPPLPQMVSQAPVAGRPSELNCGPHRQERHRVSSYSAEALIGKPASTSESRLGLPAQGVRGPEHLDVRGYLSVSRNKGLGLANMQTRGEQAPATTDPRQAFKPSSGAGPQPPGSFEAQPPRNGDIGHPAPALRVPPAQAFRVGQGSGPPTDRQKRVAYPMVQGGPAGATTLPREGGNPCHQSFMQSLLASHLGDPALGHPRPLAEHSRSAHCGPLPALEYACPPAHESVHLRRDGDSQGRESCDLALGALTSRSSSALSLPFPNPPSSSGDVQGRNPSPGLVAQKIQPGRVTDSHGGKGHVTPAVSSSMHGGARPGPPHPPGPRGGADPGPPIRPPNTSIPQRSRHHLQDGAAAKLRPPERSRPGPHRHGNVFDPTLPHLPLPGGAGGSTTGSSMLLGRQQPSAEKRGGIVRFVPESPQGPSNPGAAPDQHSLSQNFSFPFLPEGGMNAPLNANASFMPPVTQAGPARAPALLPVDSQNALPSFYPPYSPAHPPLPNDLSIPYFSNQMFSNPGPEKADGGGLNNRFGSILSPPRPVGFAQPSFPLLPDMAPVHVANPAHLPNFNMTSLFPEIASALPDGSAGSPLLAVSNPAASDSAKQPSNRPAHNISHILGHDCSSAV, from the exons ATG GTCCCCTCTGAAACCATGCCCGAAATGACCGAGAATGAAACTCCCACCAAGAAACAGCACCG AAAGAAAAACCGGGAGACGCACAATGCAG TGGAGAGGCACCGGAAAAAGAAAATCAACGCTGGGATAAACCGCATTGGGGAGCTCATCCCCTGTTCCCCTGCACTGAAGCAG AGCAAGAACATGATCCTGGATCAAGCCTTCAAGTACATCACGGAGTTAAAGCGGCAGAACGATCAGCTTCTCCTCAACGGAGGCAACAACGAACAAG CGGAAGAGATCAAGAAGCTCCGGAAGCAACTGGATGAGATCCAGCGGGAAAACGGCCGCTACATCGAGCTGCTCAAGGCCAACGACATCTGCCTGTACGATGACCCCACCGTGCACTGGCGAGGCGCCCTGCGCGGCCCCAAGGTGTCCGTGCTCATCCCGGGGGACCCGGCGCCCAAGAACATCATCGTCTGTTCACACGGGGGCCAGCCTGCGCCCAGCGGCCCTACTACCCCGGCCCAGGGCATCACCTTTGGCCTCGGTCATGGCCTGCAGAAGCAGACGGCCAATGTGGTGCCTGTGCCACGGGCAGGTGGCCCCGCGGCACCTGGGACTGGTCCCCGCGAGGACAAGCCGCGGCGCCGGAGCCCGCCACCGGTCCCTTCCGCCCCCGCTCCCTCCCAGGAGGCCCTGCGGCCCCCCAACTCGGACGGGAGCCGGGACACCTTGCCCCAGAATGGCCGTGCTCCCCAGAGCCCCCGGCCCCCAGTGGACAGCATCTCCTGCGAAACCACCCGGGCCCCGAGCCCCCGGGAACCGGCCAGCCACGGTCGGGTGGCGTCGGGCCCGGACCTCGCTGGCTCCCAGTCGTCCCGACCGCTGGCCCCAGGCTCGTCCCCTCCAGCCGATGGGGGCCAGAGGGCAGGCCCGTCGGGTGGCCCCGGTGTAGCTGAGGGGGCTGCGGCCGCAGGCACGCAGGCCACCGGCCCCTTGGCCGGCTGCTGGCCCCTCCCCGGCCCTGTGTCGGCCGCGGGCCTTAGCACAGCTGACTCGAAGAGCCCAGGCAGCACCCAGACCACGTGGTCCACCCTGCAGCTGGCTGGGAGCACCATCCAGTCCCTAAGCCAGACCACCAGCGGGCAGACGGCCACACCTCTTGTGAGCCCTgcgcctgcccccctccccttctccacagaCAGGCAGCCTGCCGACCCGGGGGCTGGAAGCCTGAcctcctgcccatccctcccagtgctcccc GCGGTCGCCCTGCCTGTGGCCGTCGCCCCGCCCATGGCCGTCGCCCCGCCCCCGCATGTCACCACACTCCCAGCTGTGGCCCCAACCCCAGCTGGCATCCTACCGCTGAATCCAGCCATGCAGGTCATCCAGGTGGCCCCACCAGCTGGGGCAGCCATGGGCACGGCACCACTCAACCCCAACGTCATCATCCTCCAGCCCCCGAGTGCCACGCCAGGGGCCACCGGCCTAAGAGCAGACGCTCCCGGCCAACCGCTGGGGCAGCAGATTGTCATCATCCAGGCCACTGCCAACCAGAGCCCCCTGCCCCTAGTGACGGCGGCCCCCGGCACCACCCGAGTGCCCGGCGTGGGGTCGGGGCTGGTAGTGGGTGCCGGCGGCACGGGGCAGGGACTCTCTGGCCCCCATACTTTTGGAGGGAAGCATCTGGTCCATATCCTGCCACGGCCCGCGTCTCTGTCGTCCACAAGCCTCTCCGTGACCGTGACCAGTCAGCCACCTCCGCCGCCCCCGCCTCCTCCGCCGCCCCAGACCATATCTCTGAATGGACAACTGTTTGCCCTGCAGCCAGTGACGCCGTCTTCGGGGCCCGCCGGCCAGGCGGCCATGCAGATCATTCAGCCCACCACCAGCGAGGACCCCCACACCAACGTGGCGCTGAATGCTTTCGGAGCATTGGCCAGCCTCAACCAGAGCATCTCCCAGATGGCCGGGAACGGTGGCGGCTCGGCGGTCCCTGCCCCCTGCGCTCCACCCCCCTCTTCTGCTCCGGCCCCCAGGGCCCCCGACAAggcctctggcctctccctcGCCACCCCCGGGAGGGCGCTTCCTGCCACCAAGACCAAGAGGACAAGTAAGAGGCTGGGCTCCAGGAGGCAAGGGGCCGGGAAGGTGGTGGGCTCTGGGGGATCCGCccgagggggtgaggggaagccaGACCTGGCCAGCCCCGATGGACCCCCCACACTCTCACCCCCTCACGAGAGGCTGGACAGTGGGCCCGGGGTGTTGCCCGGCACCAGCGGGAGCCTCCCTGACTGCACGTCGCTGGAGGGTTTGCGGCCTGAGCTGATGGCACCTAGCTCCTCGCCACAGCCTGGCACCACGCCCAGTCAGTCCATGAAAGACCCGGGCCCATCCCCTCCTGACCCCAAGGTGTTGGTCAGTCTGCCCCCGCCGAGAGACTCCCAGGCAGGGGCTCTGGCCGAGGCCGTGGCGTCCCAGACCGCCCCATGTTGTGTCTCGGGTGtctccggccccccgccccccgcagacCCCCCGGGGCCTGATCCGGCAGCACCGGGGGCAGTTAGGTCCAGTCCCCCTGGTGCAGATTGTGCCCCTGAGGCCTCCACAGTGGCAGCGGAATCCTGCACCATCCGGACGGATACGACAGCCACGGTGCCCATCCCGGGCCCGGCTTCAGTAGCTGGATTCCCAGGGCTGCAGTCTGGCCTTCCCGGGGAGGCGGGTCCGCAGATGCCCTCCCTATTGgacccctcccccgcccctctcaAGAGCTCGACATCAGCTGAGCCGTGCGCTGGTCCTCCTGCCCCGCCAGATTTGAGGGCGGCGGGCAGCGGGGACTCACCATCCAGCCACGGAGTTCTCAGCGGCACCCTCCCAGCCGGACGCCCGGAGGACTCTACCCTTGTGGCAGGCCCTGGGGCCAGCCGTGGCTTCTCGGTGGCTTCCATGCTCCCTGACCCAGCCCGTGGTGGCAGTGGCAGCTCATCCACCGCATCTGGTGAGGGCTGTCTCTTCCAGGAGCCTGCAGATATCGTGGCTGTGGCCGCCCGAGTGATTTTTGACCCAGAGAATCCGAACCAGGGCAGAACGGGAGTGCGGACTGATGGGAAGGATGCTGCCCCACAGCCACCGGCCGGAGCCACCCCGTTGGGTGCCCTGACACCCAAGGGAAGCGGGTCGGTGCCGGCCGACTGTGGTTCCCGGGATCACCAGGCGGGCGTGGGGCGGCTGTGTGAAACACTAAGCTGCCTGGAAGCGGTCGGACCCCCCGGGGCCTCTCCGCAGGCCTCGGCCTCCCAGGCCCCAAGTCTTGTCCGTCTGAGCGTCAGCAGCCTCGTCCACCCAAGGAGCGGTAGTGGTGGCCACCCTCCGACCAGTGGCGCCGGCCTGGCCCGGTCTTCGGAACAGGCGGCCATCCCGGCACCGGCAAACCtgcctcctccccccggcccctacACCAGGCCACCCCCCGGCCCGCTTCACCTGGCCAGTTACTCCCAGGAACAACTCACCGTTCTGCCGGCCACCCACAACCAGGACGCCCCCGGGAAACCGGGCCCCGAGAATCGCAAAGACGTCACCCCAAAGCGTGCAGGTCGAGATGATGCTTGCCTTCCCACGGCCAAGCGGCAGAAGTCCGGGTTACCGAATCCCCTCAGACCCGAGGGCGTGCCCCTGGCAGGCCGGACCCCAGATGGCCTCACCGAGCAGGCTCCGGCGGTGGTCGGGAGCGTGGCCCCCCCGCCCGGGCCCCCGAGTGGCCTGAGCCGGCCAGAGGGCCTGAGCCGACTCCTCGTGAGCAGCACCGGCTTCGGGCCCGCGGCTGGGCGGCCCGCCGACGGTCCGTGCTGCCCCCAGCCTCTGGGGGTGGAACAGCTTCCCAACCAGGCTGCCGCCCAGCACCTCCAGCCCCTGATGCAGCACCTCCCTGCTCAAGGTGGCACCCATCTGCACAGCACCCACCTGTACCTGAAGCAGCAGCAGGTGCAGCAGCAAGGACAGCAACAGCAGcaagtgcagcagcagcagcaggcagcACAGGGAGGCCAGTTACGCGAGAGGCATCACATGTACCAGCTGCAGCACCATCACGGGCCCCTAGGCGAGGGCTCCCTCCACAGTCAGCCCCATGGCACCCACCAGCAGAGAGTGCTGCAGCCGGAGAGCCAGATGCAAAAGAAAAGAAACCTCGTCCCAGTGCCACCGGGCCCCCAGCTGTCCCTGCAGGCCAAGCTTCACGGGAATGACCAGTCGCGAGCCAAGGTGGGGCAgcctcacccccaccaccaccagcagatgcccccgcccccgccacagCACTTTGCCAGCTCCCAGTCTGAGAAGAGCTGCGACAACCCAGTCCCAAGCCGCTCCAACCACCACAGCCACCCGCCGGGCCATCTCAACCCGGACGTTCTGCACCCTCCCCAGGAGGCGGGGGCCCGGCCGTCGGGGACGGTGGGGCCCACGGAGCATGGGCCCGGGCCCAGCCAGATGCAGAGGCTCCTGACAGTGAGAGGCTTGGACCAGCAGCCGCCGTTGCCGCAGATGGTGTCCCAGGCCCCTGTGGCGGGTCGGCCCTCGGAGCTGAACTGTGGCCCACACCGACAGGAGCGGCACCGCGTCTCCAGCTACTCGGCCGAGGCGCTCATCGGGAAACCCGCATCCACGTCAGAGTCGCGGCTGGGCCTGCCAGCTCAAGGAGTCCGGGGCCCCGAGCATCTGGACGTGAGAGGTTATCTCAGCGTCTCCAGGAACAAGGGCCTAGGCCTTGCCAATATGCAGACGCGAGGGGAGCAGGCCCCAGCCACCACGGACCCCCGCCAGGCCTTTAAACCGAGCAGCGGTGCTGGACCCCAGCCTCCAGGGAGTTTCGAAGCCCAGCCACCACGCAACGGGGACATCGGTCACCCTGCGCCGGCCCTAAGGGTCCCACCGGCCCAGGCTTTCCGAGTCGGGCAGGGCAGTGGCCCGCCCACCGACCGGCAGAAGAGAGTGGCGTATCCCATGGTCCAGGGTGGGCCCGCAGGTGCCACCACCCTCCCAAGAGAGGGTGGGAACCCCTGCCACCAGAGCTTCATGCAGAGCTTACTGGCATCCCACCTCGGGGACCCAGCCCTTGGGCATCCCCGGCCGCTGGCCGAGCACTCGAGGAGTGCCCACTGTGGCCCACTCCCCGCCCTTGAGTATGCCTGCCCCCCGGCGCACGAAAGCGTCCACCTGCGGCGGGACGGGGACAGTCAGGGCCGGGAGAGCTGCGACCTGGCCTTAGGGGCCTTGACCTCGAGGAGTAGTAGTGCCCTCAGCCTCCCCTTCCCGAACCCCCCATCCTCCTCGGGGGACGTCCAGGGCCGAAACCCGAGCCCCGGGCTGGTGGCCCAGAAAATCCAGCCCGGGAGAGTGACAGACAGCCATGGGGGCAAGGGGCATGTGACCCCAGCGGTCTCCTCTAGCATGCATGGGGGGGCCCGTCCTGGcccgccccacccccccgggCCCCGAGGGGGTGCCGACCCCGGGCCCCCCATCCGCCCACCCAACACTTCCATCCCCCAGCGCTCACGGCACCACCTTCAGGACGGGGCCGCTGCCAAGCTCCGCCCGCCTGAGCGGAGTCGCCCCGGACCCCACAGGCATGGGAACGTCTTCGACCCAACCCTCCCGCACCTCCCGCTGCCGGGCGGAGCTGGCGGAAGCACCACCGGCAGTAGCATGCTCCTGGGCCGCCAGCAGCCCAGCGCTGAGAAGAGAGGGGGTATCGTCCGCTTTGTGCCCGAGAGCCCCCAGGGACCGAGCAACCCCGGGGCGGCTCCGGACCAGCACTCACTCTCCCAGAACTTCAGCTTCCCGTTCCTCCCCGAGGGGGGCATGAACGCCCCCCTCAACGCCAATGCCTCCTTCATGCCACCGGTCACGCAGGCTGGACCCGCCCGTGCACCCGCTCTGCTCCCGGTGGACTCTCAGAACGCCCTGCCCTCTTTCTACCCACCGTATTCACCTGCCCACCCGCCCCTGCCCAATGACCTCTCCATCCCGTACTTCTCCAACCAGATGTTCTCCAACCCCGGCCCTGAGAAGGCCGATGGTGGTGGGCTGAACAACCGCTTCGGCTCCATCCTGAGCCCACCCAGGCCCGTGGGCTTTGCGCAGCCaagcttccccctcctcccggaCATGGCGCCCGTGCACGTGGCCAACCCCGCGCACCTGCCCAACTTCAACATGACCTCACTCTTCCCAGAGATCGCCTCGGCTCTGCCCGATGGGTCGGCTGGGTCCCCTCTGCTGGCCGTCTCCAACCCGGCCGCCTCGGACTCGGCCAAACAGCCATCCAACAGGCCCGCCCACAACATCAGCCATATTCTGGGGCATGACTGCAGTTCGGCTGTGTAg
- the NAA50 gene encoding N-alpha-acetyltransferase 50 isoform X2 gives MLSCGTGRSRAEGIAEEVTSGRSRPGNVNATSYRIELGDVTPHNIKQLKRLNQVIFPVSYNDKFYKDVLEVGELAKLAYFNDIAVGAVCCRVDHSQSQKRLYIMTLGCLAPYRRLGIGTKMLNHVLNICEKDGTFDNIYLHVQISNESAIDFYRKFGFEVIETKKNYYKRIEPADAHVLQKNLKTPPPLGQSTDVQKLDN, from the exons ATGCTCTCCTGTGGCACAGGAAGAAGTAGGGCAGAGGGTATTGCCGAGGAAGTGACGTCCGGGCGCTCCAGGCCCGGAAATGTTAATGCAACCTCCTA CCGGATCGAGCTTGGAGATGTGACGCCACACAACATCAAGCAGCTGAAGAGACTGAACCAGGTCATCTTTCCAGTCAGCTACAACGACAAGTTTTACAAAGACGTGCTGGAGGTCGGCGAGCTGGCAAAACTCG CCTACTTCAATGACATAGCCGTGGGTGCCGTATGCTGCAGGGTGGACCACTCACAGAGCCAGAAGAGGCTCTACATCATGACGCTGGGCTGCCTGGCCCCCTACCGCAGGCTAGGGATCG GGACAAAGATGTTGAATCATGTCTTAAACATCTGTGAAAAGGATGGCACTTTTGACAACATCTACCT GCATGTCCAGATCAGCAACGAGTCCGCCATCGATTTCTACCGGAAGTTTGGCTTTGAGGTCATCGAGACGAAGAAAAACTACTATAAGAGGATAGAGCCCGCGGACGCGCATGTGCTGCAGAAGAACCTTAAGacccccccgcctctcggtcAGAGCACAGACGTGCAGAAGCTCGACAACTGA
- the NAA50 gene encoding N-alpha-acetyltransferase 50 isoform X1 has protein sequence MLSCGTGRSRAEGIAEEVTSGRSRPGNVNATSYSRIELGDVTPHNIKQLKRLNQVIFPVSYNDKFYKDVLEVGELAKLAYFNDIAVGAVCCRVDHSQSQKRLYIMTLGCLAPYRRLGIGTKMLNHVLNICEKDGTFDNIYLHVQISNESAIDFYRKFGFEVIETKKNYYKRIEPADAHVLQKNLKTPPPLGQSTDVQKLDN, from the exons ATGCTCTCCTGTGGCACAGGAAGAAGTAGGGCAGAGGGTATTGCCGAGGAAGTGACGTCCGGGCGCTCCAGGCCCGGAAATGTTAATGCAACCTCCTA TAGCCGGATCGAGCTTGGAGATGTGACGCCACACAACATCAAGCAGCTGAAGAGACTGAACCAGGTCATCTTTCCAGTCAGCTACAACGACAAGTTTTACAAAGACGTGCTGGAGGTCGGCGAGCTGGCAAAACTCG CCTACTTCAATGACATAGCCGTGGGTGCCGTATGCTGCAGGGTGGACCACTCACAGAGCCAGAAGAGGCTCTACATCATGACGCTGGGCTGCCTGGCCCCCTACCGCAGGCTAGGGATCG GGACAAAGATGTTGAATCATGTCTTAAACATCTGTGAAAAGGATGGCACTTTTGACAACATCTACCT GCATGTCCAGATCAGCAACGAGTCCGCCATCGATTTCTACCGGAAGTTTGGCTTTGAGGTCATCGAGACGAAGAAAAACTACTATAAGAGGATAGAGCCCGCGGACGCGCATGTGCTGCAGAAGAACCTTAAGacccccccgcctctcggtcAGAGCACAGACGTGCAGAAGCTCGACAACTGA
- the NAA50 gene encoding N-alpha-acetyltransferase 50 isoform X4, whose product MKGRIELGDVTPHNIKQLKRLNQVIFPVSYNDKFYKDVLEVGELAKLAYFNDIAVGAVCCRVDHSQSQKRLYIMTLGCLAPYRRLGIGTKMLNHVLNICEKDGTFDNIYLHVQISNESAIDFYRKFGFEVIETKKNYYKRIEPADAHVLQKNLKTPPPLGQSTDVQKLDN is encoded by the exons aTGAAGGG CCGGATCGAGCTTGGAGATGTGACGCCACACAACATCAAGCAGCTGAAGAGACTGAACCAGGTCATCTTTCCAGTCAGCTACAACGACAAGTTTTACAAAGACGTGCTGGAGGTCGGCGAGCTGGCAAAACTCG CCTACTTCAATGACATAGCCGTGGGTGCCGTATGCTGCAGGGTGGACCACTCACAGAGCCAGAAGAGGCTCTACATCATGACGCTGGGCTGCCTGGCCCCCTACCGCAGGCTAGGGATCG GGACAAAGATGTTGAATCATGTCTTAAACATCTGTGAAAAGGATGGCACTTTTGACAACATCTACCT GCATGTCCAGATCAGCAACGAGTCCGCCATCGATTTCTACCGGAAGTTTGGCTTTGAGGTCATCGAGACGAAGAAAAACTACTATAAGAGGATAGAGCCCGCGGACGCGCATGTGCTGCAGAAGAACCTTAAGacccccccgcctctcggtcAGAGCACAGACGTGCAGAAGCTCGACAACTGA
- the NAA50 gene encoding N-alpha-acetyltransferase 50 isoform X3, with protein sequence MKGSRIELGDVTPHNIKQLKRLNQVIFPVSYNDKFYKDVLEVGELAKLAYFNDIAVGAVCCRVDHSQSQKRLYIMTLGCLAPYRRLGIGTKMLNHVLNICEKDGTFDNIYLHVQISNESAIDFYRKFGFEVIETKKNYYKRIEPADAHVLQKNLKTPPPLGQSTDVQKLDN encoded by the exons aTGAAGGG TAGCCGGATCGAGCTTGGAGATGTGACGCCACACAACATCAAGCAGCTGAAGAGACTGAACCAGGTCATCTTTCCAGTCAGCTACAACGACAAGTTTTACAAAGACGTGCTGGAGGTCGGCGAGCTGGCAAAACTCG CCTACTTCAATGACATAGCCGTGGGTGCCGTATGCTGCAGGGTGGACCACTCACAGAGCCAGAAGAGGCTCTACATCATGACGCTGGGCTGCCTGGCCCCCTACCGCAGGCTAGGGATCG GGACAAAGATGTTGAATCATGTCTTAAACATCTGTGAAAAGGATGGCACTTTTGACAACATCTACCT GCATGTCCAGATCAGCAACGAGTCCGCCATCGATTTCTACCGGAAGTTTGGCTTTGAGGTCATCGAGACGAAGAAAAACTACTATAAGAGGATAGAGCCCGCGGACGCGCATGTGCTGCAGAAGAACCTTAAGacccccccgcctctcggtcAGAGCACAGACGTGCAGAAGCTCGACAACTGA